The Patescibacteria group bacterium genomic sequence GGTGTCAAGGGCAGCCAAACTTCTAGAAGAGCAAAATCTCAAATCTCAAATCTCAAATCTCAAATCCAAAACCGAAAATCTCAAAACTAAAATACAGGAAAATATGGAAAGTTACAGGCCGGATTTGGCATTGCAGGAAATACAGCTTTACATAAACAAATTGAACAAGTACATCCAAGAAAAAAAACCGTGGGAAAAGGGAGGAAGCGAAAGAATAAAAATTATGGAACCTGTTTTAACAGATTTAATAAATGTGGCGACCTTGTTAAAACCTTTTATGCCCGAAACGGCGGAAAGGATAAAGGAAATATTTTCAAGCGGGGGAATAAAGGCGTCCGAACCATTGTTTAGGAGGATAGGAAAAGGTTGACACGCCCGTCATTGCGATCCCGAGCTTTAGCGAGGGAGAAGCAATCTCACCTAGATTGCTTTGCTCATTGCATTCGCTCGCAATGACACCGTGAAGCTAATAATTTATGACTACCGACATTCATAAAACCTACATAGAAATAGAAAAACAACACCCTCTTCTTTTTAGGTTTCTTGAAATTGTGCCGGGTTTTATAACATGGGCAACGCTTTTGTCCCCAATATGGCTTGGGATTCTCGCTCCCCGAATTATGTTGTTTTTTTTAACCTTTTTGTCCATTTACTGGATATACCGCGCAACTATCCACGCTTGGGGAACTTTAAAAGGCATTAAACTATATTATGCCGAAATTAAAATAAATTGGCTTAAAAAATGCAAGGAACTTAAATTCTCGGAACTGCCCGATACAAACGAACTTCCAAAAAATTTTTCCGCTTTAAAACATTTTATTCTTATCCCCACCGTAAGTGAGCGGTTTGAAGTGTTGGAACCCACATTTAAAGCTCTGTGGGAAAGTAATTACCCAAAAGAAAACTTTTTTATTGTCGTTCCCATAGAAGAAAAGGGAGAAAAAATAGTTAAAACATCTCTACGAAAAATAAAGGAAAGATATCCTTTTAAAAACCTCTTAGTTTACACGCATCCTGCCAATATCCCGGGAGAGGTAACCGGCGTTGGGTCGCCAAACAGAACATGGGGCGCTAAACACGCCATACCCGATTTAAAAAAGGGGGGGGTTGAAATAAAAGATTTTATTTTCACTACTATGGATTCGGATACCGTAGTGCATAAAGAATTTTTTGCAAGACTTTCGTACGAGTATTTAGTGAGCGACAAAAGATTAAATAAATTTTTTAGCACCGCTGTTTTTCTTTTTAACAATAACCTTTGGAAAGTACCTATGCAAATGAGAATAGAAGCAAACAGTGTAACTTTAGGAACTTTGTCCAGTTGGGTTATAGAAAAAGCCACCCGCGAAACTTTTTCTTGCTACAGCTCCGCTTTGCAAACTCTGATAGATGCCCACTTTTGGGATGTAACCACCATTGACGACAGTGTGTTCTTTTGGAGAGCTTTTTTTGCCCGAGACGGGGATTTTGAAGGCAGGTGCTACTTTATCCCCGTCTCAAACGACGCCGTTCAAGGCGAGTCTCTTGTTAAATCCCACATTAGTTTATACAAACAGCTCGTGCGCTGGGGTTGGGGGAGCATAGTTTTTCCCATTTCAATGTATGGGTTCATAAAAGGAAAAAACATCCCCAAAACTTCAAAACTTTTATGGACATTCTCAAAAATTGAACGGCATTTTATATGGAGAACCATTGCTTTTTTAATTACCTTTGGGTTTGCCCTATTAACACTCGTAAGTAAAACTATCCGCCATTCGTCCGCAGTTTATCGTCTGCCTCAAATAATAAGTCTAATTTTAAGCTCCGCTCTAATTTTAATAATTCCAGTTACCCATTTTAGATTAAAACTCGCGCCCAAAATACCAGAAGAATGGCCATGGTGGAAAAAAGTAATGGCGTATTTAGAAGGGCCATTAATAATGATAAACTTATTAACATATTCGTTTATTCCTTTTTTGGAGGCGGAAACTAAAATGATGTTTGGGAAAAAATTTAAAAAAACTTATTACACACCAAAAATAAGATGAACCTTTTACTAAAAAACCTAAAAACCGACCAAAAATTCTTAATCTCTCAAACCATATCTTTTGGACTTGTGTTGTGTTCGCTTTTTATGATAAAAATTTTAGGCAGAGATTTGCCCAACCAAGTACCTCTTTTTTTCACCAGAACCTGGGGAGAGGGGCAACTTGCGCCAAAGGTTTTTCTTTATCTAATACCGATAGCCCAAACGCTTTTTAGCCTCGTTCATTTGCTAATAATAAATGCTTCCATAAACAAACGGAAAAACGAGTACGCCACCATTTTTAATTATCTAAATATTTTCGTTGGTTTTCTTATAACCGCCTTTTTGCTAAAAATTGTTGCCAACCTCTCCTTTTTTCCTTATAACAAAGTGGACGCGAGATTTATAAACATACTATTTCCGTTCTTAATAAGCTTTTTAATAAGCGTTTTTAGCGGAAAGTACATTATTAAACTTGCCCGCAAATTAAATATAGTAACAAACCCAAACACCGATAGCCATCCCGCTATGCTTATTAAAACACCCATTCCTCGCGCGGGAGTCTTAATTTTTTACGCCGGCTTTATAATTACCTCTCTTATTTTTCTGCCATTAAACAGCAAAAGAACTATCGGCATTCTTATTGGAACAAGCCTGATGACCCTTTTGGGGGTATTGGATGACAAATACAAAGATATAAACAGATATATAAGGTTGGGCGCTATGGCAATGATTGCCGCCATACCAAGTTTATTTGGCGTTATTATTTTTTATTTAAACAATCCTTTTAACGGCCCAATAAAATTGGACTCGGTGGTGTTTAAGTTCTCGGCATTTAGTACTGAACATAAAATTTATATTCTTGCTGTAATATTTTCCATAATGTGGATGCTTTGGATAATGAACACTTTGTCATGGTCAAACGGCATAGACGGGCAGTTTTCGGGAATTGCGGGAATTGCCGCTTTGACCATAGCCATTCTTTCCTTGCGATTTGCAAAAATAGACCAAGAAAACATCAATACCGCAACTTTAAGCGTTATAACCGCAGGCGCAGTTTTTGGAACAACCCTTTTTACTTGGTACCCTCAAAAAATATTATGGGGGTTTGGGGCAACCGCCGTAGGACTTGTTCTGGCGTCAACCGCCCTTCTTTCGGTATCAAAAGTAGCTATAGCCTCTTTGGTATTACTTATTCCTTTAATGGATGGCGCAGTGGCAATAGTTAGAAGAGTCTCAAAAGGCAAATCGCCTTTCTACGGAGACCGGGAACATTTGCATCATAAACTTTTGAACATGGGGTGGTCCAAACCTCAAGTCGCCCTATTTTACTGGGTAATAACCGCCGCTTTAGGAATATGCGCTATAGTGTCTTCCGGAAAAAACACCATCCTTACCGTAACCACCTTTGGCGGTATCGTAGGGTTTGTTATTATTTTGTTTAATTTGTTTAGCGTGAAGAAGGGGAAAGAGTAACTCTTAAACCCAAGCAACAACCGCTTGTCATTCCGGACTTGATCCGGAATCCAGACATTCCTTTCCTAGATTCCGTGTCTACGCACGGAATGGCATCCAAAGAATTAAATTAGATACACCAAACTCCCCAAAATAATCAAAATCTGAATAGTTATCCCAATAAGCATAGGGGCCTGCGTTTGCAATTTTCTCTGTATATTCGTTAAGCCTTTTATAAAAGCGGGGGCAGAGTCCAAATAAATATACGGCGCCTCCAAAACATCGGGCAGTACCGCCACAATACCACATAAAAAACTTGTTATCGCCAGAGCCGTGTTATGGTCAAGCCAAAGGTATTTAGCAGTAAATAAAACACCAACCCCAATACCTAACCCAATGTCCGCCATAACCGCAAGAACACGCCACCCCTTTAACCGTTCCTCTTTTTTAGTGTTGCTAAAAAAATCCCAATGGGGCGTTAAATCCCCTAAAAAATGGGACAAAAGAGCTATCGGCACAGCTAAAAAAGGGATTGGCACAAACTTCGCTATAACTAAACCTATAAAAACATGAGGTGTTAAAAGCATTGTGAGAACTATAATAGTACAAAGGTATGGTAAAATCAACTGAACAAATGTTAAAACCAAAAAAAGCGCTGGGACAGAACTTTTTGGTGGACAAAAATGTCCTTTTAGCTTTTTTGTCCGTGGCGAATATCTCTCCAAAAGATACTGTAATAGAAGTGGGGGCGGGAACAGGAACTATTACAAAAGAGCTTGCCAAACAAGCCAAAGAGGTTTTGGCCGTAGAAATTGATAAAGACATATTCCTACAACTTGAAAAAAATGTGAGTGACCTTCGCAATGTAAAAATTGTAAATTCTGATATCTTAAAATTCACCCGCCTAGAC encodes the following:
- a CDS encoding undecaprenyl/decaprenyl-phosphate alpha-N-acetylglucosaminyl 1-phosphate transferase, with the translated sequence MNLLLKNLKTDQKFLISQTISFGLVLCSLFMIKILGRDLPNQVPLFFTRTWGEGQLAPKVFLYLIPIAQTLFSLVHLLIINASINKRKNEYATIFNYLNIFVGFLITAFLLKIVANLSFFPYNKVDARFINILFPFLISFLISVFSGKYIIKLARKLNIVTNPNTDSHPAMLIKTPIPRAGVLIFYAGFIITSLIFLPLNSKRTIGILIGTSLMTLLGVLDDKYKDINRYIRLGAMAMIAAIPSLFGVIIFYLNNPFNGPIKLDSVVFKFSAFSTEHKIYILAVIFSIMWMLWIMNTLSWSNGIDGQFSGIAGIAALTIAILSLRFAKIDQENINTATLSVITAGAVFGTTLFTWYPQKILWGFGATAVGLVLASTALLSVSKVAIASLVLLIPLMDGAVAIVRRVSKGKSPFYGDREHLHHKLLNMGWSKPQVALFYWVITAALGICAIVSSGKNTILTVTTFGGIVGFVIILFNLFSVKKGKE
- a CDS encoding glycosyltransferase family 2 protein, with amino-acid sequence MTTDIHKTYIEIEKQHPLLFRFLEIVPGFITWATLLSPIWLGILAPRIMLFFLTFLSIYWIYRATIHAWGTLKGIKLYYAEIKINWLKKCKELKFSELPDTNELPKNFSALKHFILIPTVSERFEVLEPTFKALWESNYPKENFFIVVPIEEKGEKIVKTSLRKIKERYPFKNLLVYTHPANIPGEVTGVGSPNRTWGAKHAIPDLKKGGVEIKDFIFTTMDSDTVVHKEFFARLSYEYLVSDKRLNKFFSTAVFLFNNNLWKVPMQMRIEANSVTLGTLSSWVIEKATRETFSCYSSALQTLIDAHFWDVTTIDDSVFFWRAFFARDGDFEGRCYFIPVSNDAVQGESLVKSHISLYKQLVRWGWGSIVFPISMYGFIKGKNIPKTSKLLWTFSKIERHFIWRTIAFLITFGFALLTLVSKTIRHSSAVYRLPQIISLILSSALILIIPVTHFRLKLAPKIPEEWPWWKKVMAYLEGPLIMINLLTYSFIPFLEAETKMMFGKKFKKTYYTPKIR